One genomic segment of Borrelia coriaceae includes these proteins:
- a CDS encoding NAD(P)H-dependent glycerol-3-phosphate dehydrogenase, which yields MQISVVGAGAWGTAIAKVLADKFKNNILIWSFEEGVKDSINNAHENIKYLKDIKLPDNLVASSDLLDVVSQSDYVFVVTPSLYTLDILNKLKSVCDTKKFNLAILTKGFITVDGKPRTIVEVAESILTEYKDEITYIAGPSHAEEVGLGIITGLVAASKNRGNAFEFINLFSETSISMFYSDDVLGVQIASALKNIFAIAFGILDEYKIENPNLIGNNTESFLFSVALSDMRNIAFKLGSCNAETFLFLAGSGDLDVTCRSIFGRNRRFGREIVSKNVLEGFNGINDLINSIHKIGYLPEGIVAANEVFLLFKSLGHNSDYHNLANIVYRILNKELKPEAVIDYIKNFKV from the coding sequence ATGCAAATATCTGTAGTGGGAGCAGGAGCTTGGGGAACAGCTATTGCTAAGGTTTTGGCGGATAAATTTAAAAATAATATTTTAATATGGTCTTTTGAAGAAGGTGTTAAAGATAGCATTAATAATGCTCATGAAAATATTAAATATTTAAAGGACATTAAGTTGCCAGATAATTTGGTTGCGAGTTCTGATTTGCTTGATGTTGTGAGTCAGTCGGATTATGTTTTTGTTGTGACGCCTTCTCTTTATACTTTGGATATTTTAAATAAATTGAAAAGTGTGTGTGATACTAAAAAGTTCAATTTGGCAATACTTACAAAAGGTTTTATAACAGTTGATGGGAAGCCTCGTACAATTGTAGAAGTTGCAGAGAGTATTTTAACTGAATATAAGGATGAAATTACTTATATTGCAGGGCCAAGTCATGCTGAAGAAGTTGGACTTGGAATTATTACAGGACTTGTGGCTGCTAGTAAAAATAGGGGCAATGCTTTTGAATTTATTAATTTATTTAGTGAGACTTCTATTTCTATGTTTTATAGTGATGATGTTCTTGGTGTTCAGATAGCATCAGCTTTGAAAAATATATTTGCGATTGCATTTGGGATTTTAGATGAGTATAAAATTGAAAATCCAAATTTAATAGGAAATAATACAGAGTCTTTTTTATTTTCAGTTGCTTTAAGTGATATGAGAAATATTGCCTTTAAACTTGGTTCTTGCAATGCGGAGACATTCTTATTTTTAGCTGGTTCTGGGGATTTAGATGTTACTTGTAGAAGTATTTTTGGGAGGAATAGAAGATTTGGTCGTGAAATTGTTAGTAAAAATGTTTTAGAGGGTTTTAATGGTATAAATGATTTGATAAATAGCATTCATAAAATTGGTTATTTGCCAGAAGGAATAGTTGCTGCAAATGAAGTTTTTTTGCTTTTTAAATCTTTAGGTCATAATTCAGATTATCATAATCTAGCTAATATAGTGTATAGAATCTTAAATAAAGAATTAAAACCAGAAGCTGTTATTGATTATATAAAAAATTTTAAAGTTTAG
- a CDS encoding AAA family ATPase → MYNRRALNNLFFKSFLFFMKRKHLVFTEEHVFYSLINDEKIKELLSLCTLDFYSFNKILEKFFNQLPLRDSDISNYLFEMNDLYQEIIDTIFYYKKPYRLQEKDLLWVLIRKRKNTILDALLKSGFSLTIFDKIIEVYDYLGSDLDLSSIENERLIVDDLFSQEINRGRGLSIFEEDDLKLEQSNDLPDDDNLVGDFLLNVIDNLDPDLETNPLVGRKKELCKLIQVMLRKHKSNPIIFGEPGVGKTILFQGLAYMIKAGQVPQDLVGYEVYSLDIGRLISGTRYRGDLEDRVNKLLDFLYFKKKVILFIDEIHMIVGAGATSFSNIDVSNLLKPVLTLGQVKLIGATTKCEYQKFFLKDKALIRRFHTIELEEPSFEDAYLILKGAKEQYEKYHNVEYTDGAIWASITMSKYIKDRFLPDKAFDLLDGLGAKFKLEGNRKVITGDDVKNFVKSMIGTNIFNFDGYDQDLVINLERKIRENMIIDEDILSDLILNIKLLRIKVCLNNNTLGIFIFMGSSDSDKNKLACILSEQLKIPKLTLRMSEYGDFDGINRLIGPVYGAESYDEPTKFFKFLSESSSSIIFLSDFDKSSKRVVDFFFEGFNTGKLFDSIGRSVSLSDSIIIIDIDIEYRELDSIGFKNETVNSKSLLGKRFSSQFLDLVDHIFFFRSVSECDFKKVIIEEINNFVKIFKNDKIDVFFEESIVDYFQNKTYKSGLSIRSVRKIVLNEIGSLLINDIISNKFRKNDKIRVYLDKTIKYDLL, encoded by the coding sequence ATGTATAACAGAAGAGCTTTAAATAATTTATTTTTTAAGTCATTTCTGTTTTTTATGAAGCGTAAGCATCTTGTTTTTACTGAGGAACATGTTTTTTACAGTTTAATTAATGATGAAAAAATTAAAGAGTTGCTTAGTTTATGTACACTTGATTTTTATAGTTTTAATAAAATTTTAGAAAAATTTTTCAACCAGCTTCCTTTAAGAGATTCTGATATTTCAAATTATCTGTTTGAGATGAATGATTTATATCAAGAAATAATAGATACAATTTTCTATTATAAAAAGCCTTATAGATTACAAGAGAAAGATTTATTGTGGGTATTAATTAGGAAGAGAAAAAATACAATTTTAGATGCTTTATTAAAGTCGGGATTTAGTTTAACTATCTTTGACAAGATAATTGAAGTTTATGATTATTTAGGTTCAGACTTAGATTTAAGCTCTATTGAAAATGAGAGATTGATAGTAGATGATCTTTTTAGTCAAGAGATTAATAGAGGTAGAGGTTTGAGTATTTTTGAAGAAGATGATTTGAAGTTAGAGCAAAGTAATGATTTACCTGATGATGACAATTTGGTCGGGGATTTCTTATTGAATGTTATTGATAATTTAGATCCAGATTTGGAAACAAACCCTTTGGTTGGTCGAAAAAAAGAGTTATGTAAGTTGATACAAGTAATGCTTCGCAAACATAAAAGTAATCCAATTATATTTGGAGAGCCTGGGGTTGGCAAGACAATATTATTTCAAGGACTTGCTTATATGATAAAGGCAGGTCAAGTTCCTCAGGATTTGGTAGGTTATGAGGTTTATTCCCTTGATATTGGAAGACTTATATCTGGGACTCGGTATAGGGGAGATCTGGAAGATAGAGTAAATAAACTTTTAGATTTTTTATATTTTAAAAAAAAAGTAATTCTTTTTATTGATGAAATTCATATGATAGTTGGAGCTGGTGCAACATCTTTTAGTAATATAGATGTTTCAAATTTGTTAAAGCCTGTATTGACTTTGGGACAAGTAAAATTAATCGGTGCTACTACTAAATGTGAATACCAAAAATTTTTTTTGAAAGATAAAGCTTTAATAAGAAGATTTCATACCATAGAACTTGAAGAACCAAGTTTTGAAGATGCTTATCTTATTTTAAAAGGGGCTAAGGAACAATATGAGAAGTATCATAATGTGGAGTATACAGATGGGGCTATATGGGCTTCAATTACTATGTCTAAGTATATTAAGGACAGATTTCTTCCCGATAAAGCTTTTGATTTATTAGATGGACTTGGGGCTAAATTTAAACTTGAGGGTAACAGGAAAGTTATAACGGGCGATGATGTAAAAAATTTTGTTAAATCTATGATCGGAACTAATATTTTTAATTTTGATGGTTATGATCAAGATTTGGTAATTAATCTCGAGCGTAAAATAAGAGAAAATATGATAATTGATGAGGATATCTTATCTGATTTGATATTAAACATCAAACTTTTAAGGATTAAAGTTTGCTTAAACAATAACACTCTTGGCATCTTCATTTTTATGGGTTCTTCTGATTCAGATAAAAATAAGCTTGCATGTATTTTGTCAGAACAGCTTAAGATACCTAAGTTGACTTTGAGGATGAGCGAGTATGGTGATTTTGATGGGATTAATCGATTAATAGGACCTGTATATGGAGCTGAATCTTATGATGAACCTACTAAATTTTTTAAATTTTTAAGTGAATCTTCAAGTTCAATTATTTTTTTATCCGATTTTGATAAATCTTCCAAGAGGGTAGTGGATTTTTTTTTTGAAGGGTTTAATACTGGTAAACTTTTTGATAGTATTGGTAGAAGTGTAAGTTTATCAGATAGTATAATAATCATAGATATTGATATAGAATATAGAGAACTTGATAGTATTGGATTTAAAAATGAAACAGTCAATAGCAAGAGTTTGCTAGGGAAACGTTTTTCTTCTCAGTTTTTAGACCTTGTAGATCATATTTTTTTCTTCAGATCTGTAAGTGAGTGTGATTTTAAAAAAGTTATTATCGAAGAGATTAATAATTTTGTTAAGATATTCAAAAATGATAAAATTGATGTTTTTTTTGAAGAGAGTATTGTTGATTATTTTCAAAATAAGACTTATAAGAGTGGGCTTAGCATTAGGAGTGTGCGCAAGATTGTGCTTAATGAGATTGGTAGTTTATTAATAAATGACATAATTTCAAATAAATTCAGAAAAAATGATAAGATTAGGGTTTACCTAGATAAGACGATTAAATATGATTTGTTATAA
- a CDS encoding EAL domain-containing protein gives MKNSNVIVISEDIISDNDITKIKSIFKISQIAKSRKNISSEYIKQSNIKFAIIYNNKKPIDFSINVANDLKSINNIHSIIINNKFINDTIYRPNYIEILKNINELSNKYKLIQQKKLYYDDNNANLDFFLNLSELIQEIVIITNTDNDIIYINEKGSKAIELPIKIGGKTNKISDINIISLEKATKIDLGYNSNDIPEFRNILITDCLLTAKNNKKLIVDLFISTIGHNNIDKLITIKDISELKSTHDTQDLAIIDQQTDLYNIKGLEKLLINQIEFSYKKIYLFDLDLHINTEYEYKGNRDNAELKILKKITSRIMSFYSEYIFRLKDNNLIVIISTSGGEQRLISIAEEIKQTISRELKKEGFIILKFNIGIIEVNSKEDIGTKISKLKIATKISDEYKDSTPILYKDELPETILIKNQNKIFEYIVKAIKNDFFSLYYQKITPLKKALKPKIEILTRLFDYTGTPIPNDNVFSLIDKYNLTVEVDTLVVTKALREYTNFVAKNGVHVFSINISPYSLKSKNFRTFLKETLLKSNVPLQNICLEITETGILENFELINTYFNELKTLGIQLALDDFGSGHTSLSYIKTLPIDIIKIDGSFIQVINSSQTDLVIIKSIKDIADTKRIKIIAEFVSNEEILKKINEIGIDYGQGFLWHSPEPI, from the coding sequence ATGAAAAATTCAAATGTAATTGTAATATCTGAAGATATTATCAGTGATAATGATATTACAAAAATCAAATCTATCTTTAAAATATCACAGATAGCAAAATCTAGAAAAAACATCTCTAGTGAATATATCAAACAAAGTAATATCAAGTTTGCTATTATCTACAATAATAAAAAACCAATAGATTTTTCGATTAATGTGGCAAATGATTTAAAAAGCATCAATAACATTCATTCTATTATTATAAATAACAAGTTCATAAACGATACAATATATAGACCAAACTACATAGAAATATTAAAAAATATCAATGAATTAAGCAATAAATATAAACTAATACAACAAAAAAAACTTTATTATGATGATAATAATGCTAATCTTGATTTTTTCCTAAATCTATCTGAACTTATTCAAGAAATCGTAATCATTACAAATACCGACAACGATATTATCTACATTAATGAAAAAGGCAGCAAAGCAATTGAACTCCCAATAAAAATTGGGGGGAAAACAAATAAAATAAGTGATATAAATATAATAAGTTTAGAAAAAGCAACCAAAATAGACTTAGGCTACAACTCAAATGATATCCCTGAATTCAGAAACATATTAATAACTGACTGCCTTTTAACGGCTAAAAATAACAAAAAATTAATCGTAGACTTATTTATCAGTACAATTGGTCACAACAATATTGATAAATTAATTACAATAAAGGATATATCCGAATTAAAGTCTACGCACGATACTCAGGATCTAGCAATTATCGATCAACAAACAGATCTCTATAACATTAAAGGACTTGAAAAGTTACTGATAAATCAAATTGAATTTTCTTATAAAAAAATATACTTATTTGATCTAGATTTACATATAAATACAGAATATGAATATAAAGGCAATAGAGATAACGCAGAATTAAAGATACTTAAAAAAATTACTTCTAGAATAATGTCATTCTACTCAGAATACATATTTAGACTTAAAGACAATAATTTAATAGTCATTATATCCACAAGTGGGGGAGAACAAAGACTAATTTCAATTGCAGAAGAAATCAAACAAACAATATCTAGAGAACTTAAAAAAGAAGGTTTTATAATATTGAAATTTAACATAGGAATAATAGAAGTAAATTCAAAAGAAGATATAGGGACCAAAATTTCAAAATTAAAAATAGCAACAAAAATATCTGATGAATATAAAGACTCCACACCTATTTTATACAAAGATGAATTGCCAGAAACAATACTTATTAAAAATCAAAACAAAATATTTGAATATATAGTAAAAGCAATAAAGAATGACTTTTTCAGCCTCTATTATCAAAAAATTACTCCCCTTAAAAAAGCTCTAAAACCCAAAATTGAAATACTAACAAGACTGTTTGACTATACAGGAACTCCTATTCCAAACGACAATGTATTTAGCTTAATAGATAAGTATAATTTAACTGTTGAAGTGGATACATTGGTAGTTACCAAAGCCTTAAGAGAATATACAAATTTTGTAGCAAAAAATGGTGTTCACGTCTTTTCAATAAATATTTCACCATACTCACTTAAGTCTAAAAACTTTAGGACATTCCTAAAAGAAACACTTCTTAAAAGTAATGTTCCACTTCAAAACATATGCTTAGAAATAACAGAAACTGGAATTCTAGAAAATTTTGAATTAATAAACACATATTTCAACGAACTTAAGACATTAGGAATTCAACTTGCACTTGACGATTTTGGTAGTGGACATACATCACTTTCATATATTAAAACTTTACCAATAGATATAATCAAAATAGATGGTTCATTTATTCAAGTAATAAATTCAAGTCAAACAGATCTTGTAATAATAAAATCAATCAAAGACATTGCCGATACAAAAAGAATAAAAATTATAGCTGAATTTGTATCGAATGAAGAAATACTTAAAAAAATAAATGAAATAGGAATAGATTATGGACAAGGATTCCTATGGCATAGTCCAGAACCAATCTAA
- a CDS encoding PTS transporter subunit EIIB produces MMNMNKETTETSEHILKCFGGIANIKQVEKDLTRIKILVDSNSLVKREQLIEDHNIIGTIKSNECIEIVMNFEIIDDVYSNIMYMMNKQT; encoded by the coding sequence ATGATGAATATGAATAAAGAAACAACAGAAACATCAGAACACATCTTAAAATGCTTTGGGGGCATTGCAAATATCAAACAAGTAGAAAAAGATCTAACTAGAATAAAAATATTAGTTGACAGCAATTCTTTAGTCAAGAGAGAACAATTAATAGAGGATCACAATATTATAGGAACAATTAAATCAAATGAATGCATAGAAATTGTAATGAATTTTGAAATAATTGATGATGTTTACAGCAATATCATGTATATGATGAATAAACAAACATAA
- a CDS encoding glycine--tRNA ligase produces the protein MIKIEDIISLAKRKGFVFQSSEVYGGLAGVWDYGPLGIELKKNIQEEWWKTMVYSHENVVGLDSSILMRSEIWKASGHVDSFLDLLVDCKNCKNRFKIDAIDLSKGCSNCNSIGTFTVPRSFNLMFKTDIGAVEDSSSEIYLRPETAQGIFVNFRNVLDSTRLKVPFGIAQVGKAFRNEIVAKNFIFRTCEFEQMEMQFFVHPNQMDEWYYYWQQKRMNFFIETLGIKTDNLRFKEHTRNELAHYAKAAVDIEYKFPFGFQEIEGIHNRGNYDLSQHAKFCGKANLFEYHDLESGNKYIPYVIETSLGLTRSVLMTLCDAYAHEELDEGGKRVVLRLHPKLAPYKVAILPLVKKDGLPELARKVFMQFSDDFYMFYDENGTIGKRYRRQDEIGTPYCVTIDYDTIDTKTVTLRDRDSMSQIRIAIDDLYSYIRTEILNYKGVPNK, from the coding sequence ATGATAAAAATAGAAGATATTATTTCGCTTGCTAAGAGAAAAGGTTTTGTATTTCAATCCTCAGAAGTTTATGGGGGTCTTGCAGGTGTATGGGATTATGGTCCTTTGGGTATTGAACTTAAGAAAAACATACAAGAAGAATGGTGGAAGACTATGGTTTACTCACATGAAAATGTAGTAGGATTAGATAGTTCGATTTTAATGAGATCTGAAATTTGGAAAGCTTCAGGACATGTTGATAGTTTTTTAGATTTACTAGTAGACTGTAAAAATTGTAAGAACAGATTTAAAATAGATGCTATTGATCTATCCAAGGGTTGTTCTAATTGTAATTCTATAGGTACTTTTACAGTTCCTAGAAGTTTTAACTTAATGTTTAAAACTGATATTGGTGCTGTTGAAGATAGTTCTAGTGAAATTTATTTAAGACCAGAAACTGCTCAAGGTATTTTTGTGAATTTTCGCAATGTTTTAGATTCTACAAGACTCAAGGTTCCTTTTGGAATAGCTCAAGTTGGTAAGGCATTTAGGAATGAGATAGTAGCTAAGAATTTTATATTTAGAACTTGTGAATTTGAACAGATGGAAATGCAATTTTTTGTACATCCTAATCAGATGGATGAGTGGTATTATTATTGGCAGCAAAAGAGGATGAATTTTTTTATTGAAACTCTTGGAATAAAAACAGACAATCTTAGGTTTAAAGAACATACAAGGAATGAGCTTGCTCATTATGCTAAAGCTGCAGTTGATATTGAATATAAATTTCCATTTGGTTTTCAGGAAATTGAGGGTATTCATAATAGAGGTAATTATGATTTGTCTCAGCACGCAAAATTTTGTGGTAAGGCTAACTTGTTTGAATATCATGACTTAGAAAGCGGTAATAAATATATTCCTTATGTTATTGAGACATCTCTTGGACTTACAAGAAGTGTTTTAATGACCCTTTGTGATGCTTATGCTCATGAAGAACTTGATGAAGGGGGTAAGCGTGTAGTACTACGTTTGCATCCTAAACTTGCTCCTTATAAGGTTGCAATACTTCCTCTTGTAAAGAAAGATGGACTGCCTGAGCTTGCTAGAAAAGTGTTTATGCAGTTTAGCGATGATTTTTACATGTTTTATGATGAGAATGGTACAATAGGCAAGCGTTATAGACGTCAAGATGAAATAGGCACACCTTATTGTGTAACAATAGATTATGATACTATTGATACTAAAACGGTTACTTTAAGAGATAGGGATAGTATGTCTCAAATAAGGATTGCTATTGATGACTTATATTCATATATTAGAACTGAAATTCTAAATTATAAGGGAGTTCCAAATAAATGA
- a CDS encoding aminopeptidase, translating into MTKQNPWTSLNEEDRNNILNFAQKYKKFLSTVKTEREVTNYATQKAKEKGFINSCEKQELKAGDKIFYTCRNKNIALIFIGKESIENGINFIVSHTDSPRLDAKPSPMTEENEFTMMKTNYYGGIKKYQWLSLPLSIRGVVFLQNGEKVEINIGDDNNDPVFVIPDILPHLNRKVQRDKKTDDVIEGENLKIIIGSLPIETKEKEKVKFATLKLIKEKYNIEEEDFVSAEIEIVPAGEAKDVGFDRALIGAYGQDDRVCVYTSLEAILNLEETPNKTAICFLVDKEEIGSTGSTGLNSRYLEYFVSDIIFKLERNKYNHLFVQKVLWNSKSISADVCGAINPLFKSVHDEQNAPKLGYGIPITKYTGHGGKIMASDADAELVSYIRNLLNQNNIAWQIATLGKVDEGGGGTVAKFLAHYGIRTIDMGPGVISMHSPFEITSKFDVYTSYRAYKAFFKE; encoded by the coding sequence ATGACAAAACAAAATCCTTGGACTTCTTTAAATGAAGAAGATAGAAATAATATTTTAAACTTTGCTCAAAAATACAAAAAATTTTTAAGCACAGTTAAAACTGAACGAGAAGTTACCAACTATGCTACACAAAAGGCAAAGGAAAAAGGTTTCATTAACTCCTGTGAAAAACAAGAACTCAAAGCTGGAGATAAAATCTTTTACACATGTCGCAATAAAAACATTGCTCTTATATTTATAGGGAAAGAATCTATTGAAAATGGAATAAATTTTATTGTATCGCACACAGATTCTCCAAGACTTGATGCAAAACCATCACCAATGACTGAAGAGAATGAATTTACAATGATGAAAACAAATTATTACGGTGGCATTAAAAAATATCAATGGTTATCCCTTCCTCTCTCAATAAGGGGAGTAGTGTTTTTGCAAAACGGAGAAAAAGTAGAAATTAACATTGGAGATGATAATAATGATCCCGTATTTGTAATCCCTGACATCTTGCCACATCTTAACAGAAAAGTACAAAGAGACAAAAAAACTGATGACGTCATTGAAGGTGAAAATTTAAAAATTATAATTGGAAGTTTACCTATTGAAACCAAAGAAAAAGAAAAAGTGAAATTTGCTACTCTTAAGTTAATAAAAGAAAAATATAACATAGAAGAAGAAGACTTTGTTTCAGCAGAAATAGAAATAGTGCCAGCAGGAGAAGCAAAAGATGTAGGATTTGATAGAGCACTTATTGGGGCTTACGGTCAAGATGACAGGGTATGTGTTTACACATCGCTAGAAGCTATCCTAAACTTAGAAGAAACTCCAAACAAAACCGCCATATGCTTTTTAGTTGACAAAGAAGAGATTGGCTCAACTGGATCAACTGGTCTTAATTCAAGATACCTTGAATACTTTGTATCAGATATAATATTTAAACTTGAACGAAATAAATACAATCATCTATTTGTTCAAAAAGTGTTATGGAACTCAAAAAGCATATCTGCTGATGTTTGTGGCGCAATAAATCCCTTATTTAAATCGGTTCATGATGAACAAAATGCACCCAAATTGGGATATGGAATACCTATAACGAAATACACCGGTCATGGAGGTAAAATCATGGCTAGTGATGCTGATGCCGAACTTGTCTCTTATATTAGAAATTTACTAAATCAAAATAACATAGCTTGGCAAATAGCCACACTTGGAAAAGTAGACGAAGGTGGTGGGGGAACTGTTGCAAAATTCTTAGCACATTATGGGATAAGAACAATAGACATGGGACCTGGTGTAATTAGTATGCACTCACCATTTGAAATAACCTCTAAATTTGATGTATATACTTCTTACAGGGCTTATAAAGCATTTTTTAAGGAATGA
- the tyrS gene encoding tyrosine--tRNA ligase — MNLALGILERRGFLKQCTNLEALSTLMNDEKIVFYVGVDATSTSLHIGHLIPFMAMAHLQRQGHIPIALVGGGTTKIGDPSGKDAMRKILSEEDIKDNVEAIKSQLLRIIDFSHGYILDNSEWLNNINYIEFLRDIGVYFSVNRMLGFETYKRRLKDGLSFIEFNYQLLQSYDFYMLNRIRNCKLQIGGDDQWGNIVSGVDLVRKKSGVEVFGLTLPLITRSDGKKMGKSEKGAVYLDSNLYSVYDFYQYFRNVPDLDVKKFLYLFTFLENDDIECISNVEGHLFNKAKETLAFEITKIVHGENAALKACSAAQAAFKGDKGDREDIPFFKLVLTNLEGGISLIDLMVLSKVVSSKSEARRLINSGGVYIDKVRIGDQDYCLNKDNFTNGEIELKIGKKKILRIIL; from the coding sequence ATGAATCTTGCCTTAGGGATTTTAGAGAGGAGAGGATTCTTAAAGCAGTGTACTAATTTGGAAGCTTTAAGTACATTAATGAATGATGAAAAAATAGTATTTTATGTTGGTGTTGATGCTACTTCTACTTCTTTGCACATTGGACATCTAATTCCTTTTATGGCAATGGCGCACCTTCAAAGACAAGGTCATATTCCAATTGCTTTGGTTGGTGGTGGGACTACAAAAATAGGGGATCCTTCAGGTAAGGATGCAATGCGAAAGATTTTATCAGAAGAAGATATAAAAGATAATGTTGAGGCAATAAAATCACAATTGCTTAGAATAATAGATTTCAGTCACGGCTATATTCTCGATAATTCAGAATGGCTTAATAATATTAATTATATTGAGTTTTTAAGAGATATTGGGGTTTATTTTTCTGTTAATCGTATGCTTGGGTTTGAGACTTATAAAAGAAGATTGAAAGATGGTCTTTCTTTTATTGAGTTTAATTATCAGCTTCTGCAATCGTATGATTTTTATATGTTAAATAGGATTAGGAATTGTAAACTCCAAATTGGAGGCGATGATCAATGGGGGAATATTGTCTCAGGCGTTGATTTGGTTAGGAAAAAGTCTGGAGTAGAAGTATTTGGACTCACTTTACCACTTATTACAAGAAGTGATGGGAAAAAGATGGGCAAGTCAGAAAAGGGGGCAGTTTATCTTGATTCAAATCTTTATAGTGTTTATGATTTTTATCAATATTTTAGAAATGTCCCAGACTTGGATGTTAAGAAATTTTTATATTTATTTACTTTTTTGGAAAATGATGATATCGAGTGTATTTCAAATGTTGAAGGCCATTTGTTCAATAAGGCAAAAGAAACTTTGGCGTTTGAGATAACAAAAATTGTGCATGGAGAAAATGCGGCTTTAAAGGCATGCTCAGCAGCTCAAGCAGCTTTTAAGGGAGATAAAGGTGATAGAGAAGATATTCCTTTCTTTAAATTAGTGTTAACTAATTTAGAAGGAGGCATTTCATTAATTGATCTAATGGTTCTGTCAAAAGTTGTATCCAGTAAGTCAGAGGCAAGACGACTTATTAATTCTGGTGGGGTTTATATAGATAAAGTAAGGATAGGGGATCAAGATTATTGCCTTAATAAGGATAATTTTACCAATGGTGAGATTGAACTTAAGATTGGCAAGAAAAAGATTTTAAGAATTATTTTATAG